One window of Cellulomonas shaoxiangyii genomic DNA carries:
- a CDS encoding transferase: MRKRYEELETDDGRVIRYVRHRNGGGMVAKGARVSEDAFVADGTWVDPGAQVQAGAHVGRHCWVEPGAVVAEGAHLATYVHVGRDAVLGRDVRLGSRAEVGAGARLEDGVVVAPEAHVPEGAEVRPRGFPPHVLAA, from the coding sequence ATGAGGAAGCGATACGAGGAACTCGAGACCGACGACGGCCGTGTGATCCGCTACGTCCGGCACCGGAACGGCGGCGGCATGGTCGCCAAGGGCGCACGCGTGTCCGAGGACGCCTTCGTCGCCGACGGCACCTGGGTCGACCCGGGCGCGCAGGTGCAGGCCGGCGCCCACGTCGGCCGGCACTGCTGGGTCGAGCCCGGCGCCGTCGTCGCGGAGGGTGCACACCTGGCCACGTACGTGCACGTGGGACGCGACGCCGTGCTCGGCCGCGACGTCCGGCTCGGCTCACGGGCCGAGGTCGGCGCCGGCGCGCGCCTGGAGGACGGCGTGGTCGTGGCCCCCGAGGCGCACGTCCCCGAGGGTGCCGAGGTGCGCCCCCGCGGCTTCCCGCCGCACGTCCTCGCGGCGTAG
- a CDS encoding beta-galactosidase: MSTSEVPAHLHVRPGGWSRPLTRPAMANEEDARPGLALTSRYLERDGRPWVPVSGEVHYARIPRERWRERLQLVRSGGVDVVSTYVTWIHHEPERGRADFTGGLDVAAFVRLAGELGLHVVLRVGPWVHGEVRNGGFPDWVQAAPVRHRTDDPAYLELVREWFGRLGEQLAEVCRPGGPVLAVQLDNELYDQPDHLVTLKRLAREAGIVAPLWTATAWGGAQLPDGEVLPLYGGYGDGFWVDADAGWHPAFRAHYLVSHTWDDPGIGADVRGEEPAAATVDRDESWPPATCELGGGMATAYHRRHAPTALDVATVAQTKLAAGSAWQGYYMYAGGTNPAAGLQESQATGYPNDVPTFDYDFHAPIGAAGVLAPSHAALRVQHAFLAAFGDRLATMPSTLPDEVPTGVDDAARLRWAVRADDDGTGFALLAWHQPHVALPLLRGVRLRVDLPGGPLVLPSSPVDVPPGTLARWPLGLRVGGEAGVRLRWATASALTELGDGTLVLLAHDGLPAEVAVDAAVEAAGDGWTTVAPGVHRADPRTGGLLALAGGAARVLVVGASDADRVWVVEGPAGRELLLADAPLWTDGDDVVVRSADVPVVRRWVGDRWAAVDVAPDAPVAGEAAPSGGAVRTACVRPAGDVPVSYGEAGGRASAPTPERVAALAAEHRLADVGTPVPGTVRLLRVDWAGDVAQLLVDGRVVADRFGDGSPWHVDLDVLDGAEGDRVGVRVLPLHPDARVWLPADAADRRRSVRGPLGALDAVSVARTTTWRAPLG, translated from the coding sequence ATGAGCACCTCCGAGGTCCCCGCCCACCTGCACGTCCGCCCGGGCGGCTGGTCGCGCCCCCTGACCCGACCCGCGATGGCGAACGAGGAGGACGCCCGCCCCGGCCTGGCCCTGACCTCGCGGTACCTCGAGCGCGACGGGCGGCCGTGGGTGCCGGTCTCGGGGGAGGTGCACTACGCCCGGATCCCGCGCGAGCGGTGGCGCGAGCGGCTGCAGCTCGTGCGGTCGGGCGGCGTCGACGTCGTCTCGACGTACGTCACGTGGATCCACCACGAGCCGGAGCGCGGGCGCGCCGACTTCACCGGCGGGCTCGACGTCGCGGCGTTCGTGCGGCTCGCGGGCGAGCTCGGGCTGCACGTCGTGCTGCGCGTCGGGCCGTGGGTGCACGGCGAGGTGCGCAACGGTGGCTTCCCGGACTGGGTGCAGGCGGCGCCGGTGCGCCACCGGACGGACGACCCGGCGTACCTGGAGCTCGTGCGGGAGTGGTTCGGCCGCCTGGGGGAGCAGCTCGCGGAGGTCTGCCGGCCCGGCGGCCCGGTGCTCGCGGTCCAGCTCGACAACGAGCTCTACGACCAGCCCGACCACCTGGTGACGCTCAAGCGGCTCGCGCGGGAGGCGGGGATCGTCGCGCCGCTGTGGACGGCGACCGCGTGGGGCGGTGCGCAGCTGCCCGACGGTGAGGTGCTGCCGCTGTACGGCGGGTACGGCGACGGGTTCTGGGTCGACGCCGACGCGGGCTGGCACCCCGCGTTCCGCGCGCACTACCTCGTCTCGCACACGTGGGACGACCCGGGCATCGGCGCCGACGTCCGCGGCGAGGAGCCCGCGGCGGCGACGGTCGACCGCGACGAGTCCTGGCCGCCGGCGACGTGCGAGCTCGGCGGCGGCATGGCCACGGCGTACCACCGGCGGCACGCGCCGACCGCGCTCGACGTCGCGACCGTCGCGCAGACCAAGCTCGCGGCCGGGTCCGCGTGGCAGGGCTACTACATGTACGCGGGCGGCACGAACCCGGCCGCCGGGCTGCAGGAGTCGCAGGCGACCGGCTACCCGAACGACGTGCCGACCTTCGACTACGACTTCCACGCCCCGATCGGCGCCGCCGGGGTGCTCGCGCCGTCGCACGCGGCGCTGCGCGTGCAGCACGCGTTCCTCGCCGCGTTCGGGGACCGGCTCGCGACCATGCCCTCGACCCTCCCCGACGAGGTGCCGACGGGCGTCGACGACGCGGCACGCCTGCGCTGGGCCGTGCGCGCGGACGACGACGGCACCGGGTTCGCGCTGCTGGCGTGGCACCAGCCGCACGTGGCGCTGCCCCTGCTGCGCGGCGTCCGCCTGCGCGTCGACCTGCCCGGCGGGCCGCTCGTGCTGCCGTCGTCGCCGGTCGACGTGCCGCCGGGCACGCTCGCCCGCTGGCCGCTGGGGCTGCGTGTGGGGGGCGAGGCCGGCGTGCGGCTGCGCTGGGCCACGGCGTCGGCGCTCACCGAGCTGGGCGACGGCACGCTCGTGCTGCTCGCGCACGACGGTCTGCCCGCCGAGGTGGCGGTCGACGCCGCGGTCGAGGCGGCCGGTGACGGCTGGACGACCGTCGCGCCCGGCGTGCACCGGGCCGACCCGCGCACGGGCGGCCTGCTCGCGCTCGCGGGCGGGGCGGCGCGCGTGCTGGTCGTCGGCGCGTCGGACGCCGACCGCGTCTGGGTCGTCGAGGGACCGGCGGGGCGGGAGCTGCTGCTCGCCGACGCGCCGCTGTGGACGGACGGGGACGACGTGGTGGTGCGCTCCGCCGACGTGCCGGTCGTGCGCCGGTGGGTCGGCGACCGGTGGGCGGCGGTCGACGTGGCCCCCGACGCGCCGGTGGCGGGGGAGGCCGCGCCGTCCGGCGGGGCCGTGCGCACGGCGTGCGTACGCCCGGCCGGCGACGTGCCCGTGTCCTACGGCGAGGCCGGCGGCCGTGCGTCCGCGCCCACGCCGGAGCGCGTCGCCGCGCTCGCGGCCGAGCACCGGCTCGCGGACGTCGGCACCCCCGTGCCGGGCACCGTGCGGCTGCTGCGCGTCGACTGGGCCGGGGACGTCGCCCAGCTGCTCGTCGACGGCCGGGTGGTCGCGGACCGGTTCGGGGACGGCAGCCCGTGGCACGTCGACCTCGACGTGCTCGACGGCGCGGAGGGTGACCGCGTGGGCGTGCGCGTCCTGCCGCTGCACCCCGACGCCCGCGTCTGGCTCCCGGCGGACGCGGCCGACCGACGGCGGTCGGTGCGCGGTCCGCTGGGTGCACTCGACGCGGTGTCGGTGGCCCGGACGACGACGTGGCGTGCGCCGCTGGGCTGA